A stretch of the Ischnura elegans chromosome 5, ioIscEleg1.1, whole genome shotgun sequence genome encodes the following:
- the LOC124159228 gene encoding uncharacterized protein LOC124159228 isoform X2, translating to MPKVCEEKWWKCSILGCKSNKDPVHQPCLSCGAHICLQHRHDPPESHMCPSVLQKDAAKDKSSDEPEKNKRQLQNALTAVDKEIDGRLRTALSGKKAKDKDMANRLRLMRLKSRAIGDPTTSVPISSRAHFDVFPPSSETSAASSVPVYVSKSWSLGRATDAVERILKPPMKSGQRVRLYVHSNKMPVGNDMSQTVGSIIESGSLVDGETLLLEFIELG from the exons CCTAAGGTTTGTGAGGAAAAATGGTGGAAGTGCAGCATATTAGGATGTAAAAGCAACAAGGATCCGGTACATCAGCCTTGCCTTTCTTGTGGTGCTCACATATGCCTCCAACACAGACATGATCCTCCTGAGTCTCATATGTGCCCCTCAGTTCTCCAAAAAGATGCAGCCAAGGACAAAAGCTCTGATGAACCTGAGAAGAACAAGAGGCAACTGCAGAATGCCCTCACCGCTGTTGATAAAGAG ATTGATGGACGGTTGCGAACAGCCCTCTCAGGCAAGAAGGCCAAGGACAAGGATATGGCAAATCGATTAAGATTGATGAGGCTCAAGTCTCGTGCCATTGGTGACCCAACCACGTCGGTGCCGATTTCCAGTCGTGCTCACTTTGATGTGTTTCCACCATCCTCTGAAACCTCTGCTGCATCATCTGTTCCAGTTTATGTTTCAAAATCTTGGAGCTTGGGCAGAGCGACTGATGCAGTGGAAAGGATACTGAAACCGCCGATGAAAAGTGGCCAGAGAGTGAGACTTTATGTCCATTCCAACAAAATGCCTGTTGGTAATGACATGTCACAAACAGTTGGTTCCATAATTGAAAGTGGGAGTTTAGTAGATGGGGAGACATTGCTGTTGGAATTTATTGAACTAGGATGA